A stretch of Ailuropoda melanoleuca isolate Jingjing unplaced genomic scaffold, ASM200744v2 unplaced-scaffold32198, whole genome shotgun sequence DNA encodes these proteins:
- the LOC117798536 gene encoding 40S ribosomal protein S29: MGHQQLYWSHPRKFGQGSRSCRVCSNRHGLIRKYGLNMCRQCFRQYAKDIGFIKLD, from the coding sequence ATGGGCCACCAGCAGCTCTACTGGAGCCACCCCAGGAAGTTCGGGCAGGGATCGCGCTCCTGTCGCGTGTGCTCGAACCGTCACGGGCTGATCCGCAAGTACGGCCTCAACATGTGCCGGCAGTGCTTCCGCCAGTATGCCAAGGACATCGGCTTCATTAA